One part of the Phycisphaeraceae bacterium genome encodes these proteins:
- a CDS encoding aldo/keto reductase encodes MEIGCLPLRSLGNTGLHISPLGLGTVKFGRTAQLKYPSQFALPTDDEISHLLEIARDSGINLLDTAPAYGVAEERIGKAIKEKDQRDSWLICTKGGEQFDGNQSHFDFSADGITRSVHTSLQRLHTDRLDIVLLHSDGQVETTPQFDDAMGALADLKSAGIIKAIGASTKTVEGGMRAVELGDVVMVTLNALHTDELPVIDAAKARGVGVLVKKAFASGHFSRGTAHDPVRDALEFALSTSGVGSIVLGTINPDHLRQNVRTASAVLADNQHG; translated from the coding sequence ATGGAAATAGGTTGTCTTCCGTTGCGTTCGCTCGGCAATACCGGGTTGCACATCAGTCCGCTCGGGCTTGGTACTGTGAAGTTTGGGAGGACTGCGCAGCTCAAGTATCCATCGCAGTTTGCACTGCCGACAGATGACGAGATATCGCATCTCCTTGAGATCGCTCGTGACTCGGGTATCAACCTGCTCGATACCGCACCAGCGTATGGCGTTGCTGAAGAACGAATTGGAAAAGCTATCAAGGAGAAGGATCAGCGAGATTCGTGGCTCATCTGCACGAAAGGTGGCGAGCAGTTTGATGGAAACCAGTCACACTTTGACTTTTCTGCTGATGGAATCACCCGAAGCGTCCATACAAGTCTGCAGCGGTTGCACACGGATCGGCTCGACATTGTGCTGCTTCATTCTGATGGGCAGGTAGAAACGACACCACAGTTCGATGATGCCATGGGGGCACTTGCAGATCTGAAGTCGGCTGGCATCATTAAAGCGATCGGTGCATCCACCAAAACGGTAGAAGGCGGCATGCGGGCGGTCGAACTGGGAGATGTCGTGATGGTCACGCTCAATGCCCTGCATACCGATGAACTCCCGGTGATTGATGCAGCCAAAGCTCGAGGCGTGGGTGTGCTTGTCAAGAAAGCGTTTGCAAGCGGGCATTTTTCGCGGGGTACAGCGCACGATCCGGTGCGGGATGCGCTGGAGTTTGCGCTCTCAACATCGGGCGTTGGGAGTATTGTGCTTGGTACGATAAACCCGGACCATCTCAGGCAGAATGTTCGAACCGCGTCGGCAGTTCTTGCCGACAATCAGCATGGCTGA
- a CDS encoding FAD-dependent oxidoreductase, whose product MTCSPADVIQTDVLLIGGGIVGLWMRALFTHSSIRTFLIERAELGAGQTVASQGILHAGVKYALSGERTRAAEMAESVQPIWSECLAGTSCPDLSGVRVLAEHMSIWTTTDLRSKIAAAGAARAMRSHVSGSDKPNVVNVSSDAFAGAPGNISRYTVGERVIDAHSLVREMAKASADPILTHASVTSIQRNADSTWSISALERDGIEHEVVAQYCIFAAGEGNEALLKLAGVQHPPQMQRRPLHMVMARHAPCVLHGHCLKLSTVPRLTITTSTDADGVHTWWIGGQIAETGIERTEETQRAFARKELKACLPWLNLKDIELATCRINRAEGVTPNGSRPDGPIVHLLDGLAVVWPTKLVLAPVAAQQVVDTVCANVERNTSKQIAASNGQDVVVAPYPWHREDVQWK is encoded by the coding sequence GTGACCTGTAGTCCCGCTGATGTCATTCAAACCGATGTTCTTCTCATCGGTGGTGGTATTGTCGGGCTGTGGATGCGTGCATTGTTCACTCATAGCAGCATACGCACCTTTCTCATTGAGAGAGCCGAACTGGGCGCTGGGCAGACAGTTGCAAGCCAGGGGATTCTGCACGCAGGCGTGAAATATGCACTAAGCGGCGAACGAACCAGAGCCGCTGAGATGGCAGAATCAGTGCAGCCCATCTGGAGCGAATGCCTTGCAGGGACATCATGCCCTGATTTGTCCGGTGTCCGTGTGCTTGCGGAGCATATGTCGATCTGGACAACAACAGATCTGCGCTCGAAGATTGCTGCAGCAGGTGCTGCTCGTGCGATGCGATCGCATGTCTCGGGTTCAGACAAACCCAACGTTGTTAATGTTTCATCAGATGCCTTTGCCGGCGCACCGGGGAACATCTCGCGGTATACGGTCGGTGAGCGTGTTATTGATGCGCACTCGCTCGTGCGAGAGATGGCGAAAGCTTCAGCCGATCCGATACTGACACATGCGTCCGTGACATCGATACAACGCAATGCTGACTCCACGTGGTCAATCTCGGCTCTGGAACGCGATGGGATTGAACACGAGGTTGTTGCACAGTACTGCATCTTTGCTGCGGGTGAGGGGAACGAGGCTCTGCTGAAACTCGCTGGAGTACAACATCCACCGCAGATGCAAAGACGGCCGCTGCACATGGTGATGGCCCGTCATGCTCCTTGTGTGCTGCACGGGCATTGTCTGAAGCTCTCAACCGTGCCACGGCTGACTATTACGACATCAACAGATGCTGATGGTGTCCACACGTGGTGGATAGGCGGACAGATCGCCGAAACCGGGATTGAACGAACCGAGGAAACCCAGCGAGCGTTTGCCCGTAAGGAACTGAAAGCATGCCTGCCTTGGCTGAATCTTAAAGATATTGAACTGGCAACCTGCAGAATCAACCGGGCCGAAGGCGTGACACCGAATGGGTCTCGTCCCGACGGGCCGATCGTACATCTCCTTGACGGACTTGCGGTTGTGTGGCCAACCAAACTGGTGCTCGCCCCGGTCGCAGCACAGCAGGTTGTTGATACCGTGTGTGCGAACGTGGAGCGAAATACATCGAAACAGATAGCGGCAAGTAATGGACAAGATGTCGTTGTTGCGCCCTATCCATGGCATCGGGAGGACGTGCAATGGAAATAG
- a CDS encoding LysM peptidoglycan-binding domain-containing protein, producing the protein MAMPTTRHARFLTALCALAALWVVVYWIWDAGPRVPAGGAMIATREEPEVHWRDVKRIDRPPQPAGFASTLDAVGNSPVESHPTQVHLSDDSVPSKPPFAPHVVEHGETWASIAQRFFGDRSLSTSLVRANPFKDPRMLREGDVILIPADPYNVQGAPAGMGPGDGGAIINAQSSPADAPPVVDTTQQQIPSGKPYRIRKNDVLSRISLREYRTIKYAQVLFERNKAQLDIDKLELIRPGQVIYIPDRETIEHEYREFMAKDPTE; encoded by the coding sequence ATGGCCATGCCAACGACACGTCATGCCAGATTTCTCACAGCCCTGTGTGCTCTTGCAGCACTGTGGGTTGTTGTGTACTGGATATGGGATGCTGGACCCCGTGTTCCTGCCGGCGGCGCGATGATTGCAACCCGTGAAGAGCCCGAAGTACATTGGCGCGATGTGAAACGTATCGATCGTCCGCCACAGCCAGCAGGCTTTGCATCAACACTAGATGCTGTTGGAAACTCTCCAGTTGAATCGCACCCCACACAGGTGCATCTCTCCGATGATTCTGTGCCTTCAAAGCCGCCATTTGCTCCGCACGTTGTCGAGCATGGCGAAACGTGGGCATCCATCGCTCAACGGTTCTTTGGTGATCGCTCGCTTTCAACTTCGCTTGTTCGTGCGAACCCTTTTAAGGATCCTCGGATGTTGCGTGAGGGCGATGTAATTCTGATTCCTGCAGATCCTTACAACGTACAGGGCGCTCCGGCAGGAATGGGACCAGGCGATGGCGGCGCAATCATTAATGCACAATCGAGTCCAGCCGATGCACCACCCGTTGTTGACACCACACAGCAGCAGATTCCATCCGGGAAGCCCTATCGAATACGGAAAAATGACGTGCTCTCTCGAATCTCGTTGAGAGAATACAGAACGATCAAGTATGCGCAAGTTCTCTTTGAACGCAACAAGGCGCAGCTTGACATCGACAAACTGGAGTTGATCCGTCCAGGTCAGGTGATCTACATCCCCGATCGCGAGACTATTGAACACGAGTATCGCGAGTTCATGGCAAAGGATCCAACCGAGTGA
- the secD gene encoding protein translocase subunit SecD, whose amino-acid sequence MLKHSGRLLAISVVLIAVLFWLAVFPPAEKLRFGKDLRGGVSVTYGVRIDPGEDPSVVIPAMIEVLKSRIDPNGQLDITMVRQGNDRLEITMPAPSEKILLQRRDVNATIDSIEQSALTDAIIDQVLAADAEGRLTVIESSVSNTQLQDLLKAVSTASDAAVAAMNEYQQGVEAGEPDAKLDELAAVASKTAIAYDDARATAQAQTITADQIRTALRTNNQVSRKYDRDQKQVIELKSERDRAFETLQEQYPDRVDDIKRIRAAYEDYEKNRKTLDDPDDLIRMLRGAGVLSFRITVDPGELPNEAEIREQLHESGPQFANTRDAGWYKINRIENWFDSLSESENLRADPASFFRSRPPGFVVEEYRGAYYMLCWDVRGKRLTKNEGTWKVASAFRGIDEIQRPAINFTMNPSGASLLGKLTGANIGKPMAVILDDEVITAPTLNGNITSSGQISGDFPVDELNYIIRTLNAGSLQAKLSPQPISVNEIGPDLGQDNLDRGIEAGLISIAIVAVFMLVYYFPTCGGVAVVSLVFTAAMILIWMALNQWTFTMPGIAGIVLTFGMAVDANVLIYERMREELNGGADVRDAIRLGYSKALSSIVDGNVTNLIVCLVLLLPNVATPEVRGFALTLGTGVVMTMIAALFLGRIMFGTLFQVFGWKRISMLPMSVPAIDRLLTPRVNWIKMKWVFLPISLTYVAIGLVMVFGQNVKMLDIDFRSGTQVTLQMKQEQPESEQRVMLTRQEVEDRVHEIGNTAENESAVKALRTAEIMPLNPQNDGITSDTFIIKTFATDKDAVVNSLVETFADVLDSRQPLSADGLDTDENTPIPVYPVNKPRLGANFDKPEFLQDVRDWLGGAVIVLNNLDPAPTKVDLETRLGEMREQQDFSDISGRKWEVRVLSGSDDAVTSAVILVHDSAINNHENPDGWTTQVAGREWELVTEALQRPAQVAGVQSFSPAVARTFAAQAIIAIILSLLMITIYIWVRFGNMRYSIAAVACLFHDVLTVVGLVALAEILCDTPGVQRFAQAIGLQPFKINLDMVAAILTIIGYSLNDTIIVMDRIRENKGKRPVATVPIVNLSVNQTISRTIITSGTTLLAVIILYLFGGAGIRGFAFALLVGVAVGTYSSIAVAAQLVVGSRGSKDEPEVPATPTSQMIEAEPS is encoded by the coding sequence ATGCTGAAACACTCTGGTCGACTTCTTGCGATTTCTGTTGTGTTGATCGCTGTGCTGTTCTGGCTGGCGGTATTCCCACCTGCAGAGAAGCTTCGCTTCGGTAAAGACCTGCGCGGTGGTGTGAGCGTCACCTATGGCGTTCGTATCGATCCGGGCGAGGATCCATCTGTCGTGATTCCTGCGATGATCGAGGTGCTCAAGTCACGTATCGATCCGAACGGCCAGCTCGATATCACGATGGTGCGACAGGGCAACGATCGCCTTGAGATCACGATGCCAGCTCCGAGCGAGAAGATTCTCTTACAGCGGCGTGATGTGAACGCGACTATCGACTCGATTGAGCAATCGGCACTGACTGATGCCATTATTGATCAGGTGCTTGCAGCTGATGCGGAGGGGCGCCTGACGGTGATTGAGTCGAGCGTTTCAAACACTCAACTCCAGGACCTGTTGAAGGCTGTTTCGACGGCATCGGATGCTGCTGTTGCGGCGATGAATGAGTACCAGCAAGGGGTCGAGGCTGGTGAGCCCGATGCAAAGCTCGATGAACTCGCAGCTGTTGCTTCAAAGACGGCGATCGCGTATGACGATGCTCGTGCAACAGCGCAGGCACAAACCATCACTGCTGACCAGATTCGGACTGCCTTACGCACAAACAATCAGGTCAGCAGGAAGTACGATCGCGATCAAAAGCAGGTGATCGAACTGAAGAGTGAACGGGATCGCGCGTTTGAGACATTGCAAGAGCAATATCCTGACAGGGTTGATGACATCAAGCGAATTCGCGCGGCCTATGAGGACTACGAAAAGAACCGCAAAACTCTGGATGATCCTGATGATCTGATCCGCATGCTGCGTGGCGCTGGCGTGCTCAGTTTTCGTATCACTGTTGACCCCGGCGAGTTGCCGAATGAGGCTGAGATACGCGAGCAGTTGCACGAAAGCGGGCCACAGTTTGCAAATACCCGCGATGCTGGTTGGTACAAGATCAACCGTATCGAGAACTGGTTTGATAGTTTAAGTGAGAGTGAGAATCTGCGAGCAGATCCCGCTTCGTTTTTTCGCAGCCGCCCACCCGGCTTTGTCGTCGAGGAATATCGCGGGGCGTATTACATGCTTTGCTGGGATGTTCGTGGCAAACGGTTGACCAAGAACGAGGGCACGTGGAAGGTTGCGAGCGCATTCCGTGGGATTGACGAGATCCAGCGTCCTGCGATTAACTTCACAATGAATCCGAGTGGCGCTTCGCTGCTCGGTAAGTTGACTGGCGCCAACATCGGAAAGCCGATGGCGGTGATTCTTGACGATGAGGTCATCACAGCACCAACACTCAACGGCAACATCACATCCAGCGGACAGATCTCCGGCGACTTCCCGGTCGACGAGTTGAACTACATCATCCGCACACTCAACGCGGGCTCATTGCAGGCAAAGCTCTCGCCACAGCCAATCAGTGTCAACGAGATTGGCCCGGATCTTGGGCAGGACAACCTGGATCGTGGCATCGAAGCCGGACTTATTTCGATCGCGATCGTTGCAGTGTTCATGCTTGTCTACTACTTCCCGACGTGCGGTGGCGTTGCAGTTGTGAGTCTTGTGTTTACTGCTGCCATGATTCTCATCTGGATGGCACTGAACCAGTGGACATTCACAATGCCAGGTATTGCCGGTATCGTGCTGACATTCGGTATGGCGGTCGATGCGAATGTGCTGATCTACGAACGCATGCGCGAAGAACTGAATGGAGGCGCTGATGTACGTGACGCCATCAGGCTCGGATACTCAAAGGCGCTGTCGAGTATTGTTGACGGCAACGTGACGAACCTGATTGTGTGTCTTGTGCTGCTGCTGCCGAATGTTGCAACTCCCGAGGTTCGTGGTTTTGCGCTGACACTTGGCACAGGTGTCGTGATGACCATGATCGCTGCCCTGTTCCTCGGCCGCATCATGTTCGGGACATTGTTCCAGGTCTTCGGGTGGAAGCGGATCTCGATGCTGCCGATGTCTGTGCCAGCGATCGACCGCCTGCTCACTCCACGTGTCAACTGGATCAAGATGAAGTGGGTGTTCCTCCCGATCTCGCTGACATACGTTGCGATCGGACTTGTCATGGTGTTCGGGCAGAACGTGAAGATGCTCGATATCGACTTCCGCTCTGGAACACAGGTGACCCTGCAAATGAAACAGGAACAGCCTGAGTCTGAGCAGCGTGTCATGCTGACCCGTCAGGAAGTTGAGGATCGTGTCCACGAGATCGGCAACACTGCTGAGAACGAGTCAGCTGTCAAGGCATTACGAACCGCTGAAATCATGCCGTTGAATCCGCAGAATGACGGAATCACATCGGATACATTCATTATCAAGACATTCGCCACGGATAAGGATGCGGTTGTGAACTCGCTCGTTGAGACGTTTGCTGACGTGCTTGATTCACGTCAACCCCTCTCAGCGGATGGACTGGACACCGACGAGAACACGCCAATCCCGGTGTATCCAGTCAATAAGCCCCGTCTGGGAGCAAACTTTGACAAGCCCGAGTTTCTTCAGGACGTGCGCGACTGGCTCGGTGGCGCGGTGATTGTGCTGAATAACCTTGATCCTGCTCCAACAAAGGTCGATCTTGAGACACGGCTCGGCGAGATGCGAGAACAGCAGGACTTCTCTGATATCTCGGGCAGAAAGTGGGAGGTTCGTGTTCTTTCGGGTTCGGATGATGCAGTCACAAGTGCAGTTATTCTCGTTCATGACAGCGCAATCAATAACCATGAGAATCCCGACGGATGGACAACGCAAGTTGCAGGTCGCGAGTGGGAACTTGTGACCGAGGCGCTGCAGCGTCCTGCACAGGTTGCCGGTGTGCAGAGTTTCTCGCCAGCAGTCGCACGAACATTTGCTGCTCAGGCGATCATCGCGATCATACTTAGCCTGCTGATGATCACTATCTATATCTGGGTACGCTTTGGTAACATGCGATACAGCATCGCTGCAGTTGCATGTCTGTTCCATGATGTGCTGACCGTGGTCGGGCTTGTTGCACTTGCGGAAATCCTCTGTGACACACCGGGTGTTCAAAGATTTGCACAGGCGATCGGTCTGCAACCGTTCAAGATCAACCTTGACATGGTTGCTGCGATTCTGACAATCATCGGGTACTCACTAAATGACACGATTATTGTGATGGACCGTATTCGCGAAAACAAAGGCAAGCGTCCGGTCGCAACGGTTCCAATTGTCAATCTCTCGGTAAACCAGACGATCAGCCGAACAATTATTACGTCTGGCACGACCCTGCTCGCTGTGATTATTCTGTACCTCTTCGGCGGTGCGGGCATTCGCGGGTTTGCGTTCGCACTGCTCGTGGGTGTCGCCGTGGGGACGTATTCGTCCATCGCGGTGGCTGCACAGTTGGTGGTTGGGAGCCGAGGCTCCAAGGACGAGCCTGAGGTCCCGGCAACTCCGACATCTCAAATGATCGAGGCCGAGCCGTCGTAG
- the yajC gene encoding preprotein translocase subunit YajC: MSTSFDLHLTQFSTYVFVPPVGVMQTSGIGPSDGAGAEVAPVTSQPSSTSPQNGGQPTGNPFGPMIWIIPIMLILLMVMSGGGQRKERKQRQTMLGSLGKHDVVQTTGGIIGTISEIRDNEVLLKIDEASPSRVRFAKSSIQHVIRSHASKSDAPKEVEIAAAS; the protein is encoded by the coding sequence GTGTCCACATCCTTCGATCTCCATCTCACACAGTTTTCCACATATGTGTTTGTGCCCCCGGTTGGCGTGATGCAAACATCCGGCATCGGTCCGAGCGACGGCGCAGGTGCTGAGGTCGCCCCTGTGACTTCACAACCAAGCAGCACTTCTCCGCAGAATGGTGGCCAACCAACAGGGAATCCATTCGGTCCCATGATCTGGATCATCCCGATCATGCTAATTCTTCTGATGGTCATGAGCGGGGGCGGACAGCGGAAGGAACGCAAGCAGCGTCAGACAATGCTGGGTAGTCTTGGCAAGCACGATGTCGTGCAGACCACGGGCGGGATCATCGGAACCATCAGCGAGATTCGTGACAACGAGGTTCTCCTGAAGATTGATGAAGCCAGCCCATCGCGGGTTCGCTTTGCAAAGTCATCGATTCAGCATGTGATCCGGTCTCATGCCAGCAAGTCCGATGCTCCCAAGGAAGTGGAGATTGCTGCTGCGTCGTAA
- the tgt gene encoding tRNA guanosine(34) transglycosylase Tgt yields MPALTFDILAKDTTTHARVGRVQTPHGAFDTPAFMPVGTRGTVKGILPELVAQTGAQILLNNTYHLLLRPGHELVRTMGGVHKFMNWNAPILTDSGGYQAYSLADTNTINDDGVTFKSVVDGSMIHLSPERAIEVQNALGADIIMAFDDCPPSIDPGVQPHHQPRLAQAVQRDTRSARKTYDHRERLRIANERTVRWLERCKSAHARPEEQALFGIVQGGVDLDERLWSIERICAIDLPGYAIGGVAVGESPEQIARVVQFAAPQMPEDKPRYLMGVGYEADLLTAVRAGVDMFDCVLPTRNGRNANAFTSTGQIRLRNAKYAADTSPIEPGCDCPACRLNEAGWSFSRSYLRHLFMVGEMLGPVLVSLHNLRHFQRFMADVRGAIPTSNWSGIEAKWPVAFRETASSLDE; encoded by the coding sequence ATGCCAGCGCTGACATTTGACATACTTGCAAAGGACACGACCACGCACGCAAGAGTCGGACGTGTGCAGACACCGCACGGAGCGTTCGATACGCCTGCGTTCATGCCCGTTGGCACGCGCGGGACTGTCAAGGGCATTCTTCCCGAGTTGGTCGCACAGACCGGTGCTCAGATCCTGCTCAATAACACATACCACCTGCTGCTGCGTCCAGGGCACGAGCTTGTCCGGACGATGGGGGGCGTTCACAAGTTCATGAACTGGAACGCGCCGATCCTCACAGATTCAGGCGGGTATCAGGCGTACTCACTGGCAGACACAAATACCATTAACGACGACGGTGTCACATTCAAATCGGTTGTAGATGGGTCGATGATCCATCTTTCGCCGGAACGTGCGATCGAGGTGCAGAACGCGCTCGGTGCGGACATCATCATGGCATTTGATGATTGTCCACCATCGATTGATCCCGGCGTACAACCGCATCATCAGCCGCGCCTTGCGCAGGCTGTTCAGCGGGATACTCGCAGTGCCCGGAAGACATACGACCATCGTGAGCGGTTACGCATCGCCAATGAGCGAACCGTGCGCTGGCTCGAGCGATGCAAGTCAGCCCACGCTCGGCCAGAGGAACAGGCCCTCTTTGGGATTGTGCAGGGTGGCGTGGATCTTGACGAGCGATTGTGGTCGATCGAGCGCATCTGTGCGATTGATTTGCCGGGGTACGCGATTGGCGGAGTCGCAGTCGGTGAATCGCCTGAGCAGATTGCACGTGTCGTTCAGTTTGCTGCACCGCAGATGCCCGAGGACAAGCCTCGCTACCTGATGGGCGTTGGGTACGAGGCCGATCTACTGACAGCTGTGCGTGCTGGCGTGGATATGTTTGACTGTGTGCTTCCCACGCGAAATGGCCGAAATGCCAATGCGTTCACTTCGACTGGACAGATTCGGCTCAGGAACGCGAAGTACGCGGCGGACACATCCCCGATTGAGCCAGGGTGTGATTGCCCAGCATGCAGACTGAATGAGGCTGGTTGGTCGTTCTCACGCTCGTATCTGCGCCATCTTTTTATGGTGGGTGAGATGCTTGGCCCAGTTCTGGTAAGTTTGCACAATCTCAGGCATTTTCAGCGATTTATGGCTGATGTTCGGGGTGCTATTCCAACGTCAAACTGGTCGGGTATAGAAGCCAAGTGGCCAGTGGCTTTTCGAGAAACGGCATCTTCGCTGGATGAGTAA
- a CDS encoding rhomboid family intramembrane serine protease gives MGIADRDYYGADAGRGGGRGFGGSRTGMASFRFVSANTWIIIINVAVFLLDRALLSMQLGGEYPVDGGGKHNGPMLYAWGHFSTYLGFWPKIEVWRLVTFQFLHANFMHVFFNMFGLFIFGAIVEQHLGRRKYVAYYLVCGIFGGLAYMLLNLLEAVFHINVPGNFGNPSTPLVGASAGVFGVIVACAYLMPNQRVTLIFPPIPMKMSWMAYGYVALAMYNLIRGGANAGGEAAHLGGAIAGFFFIRNSHLLRDFFDVFEDSRKPRNSGAPTRPPKQKKPRGGFKQTEPVGKIGASRATTSDEKELDRLLAKVSESGVGSLTDSEREFLQKESARRQSSSG, from the coding sequence ATGGGCATTGCTGATCGTGATTACTACGGGGCCGACGCAGGTCGAGGCGGGGGACGCGGATTCGGGGGCAGCCGGACTGGGATGGCCTCGTTCCGGTTTGTTAGCGCAAATACGTGGATCATCATTATCAATGTTGCTGTGTTCCTGCTCGACAGAGCGCTGCTCAGTATGCAACTGGGCGGCGAATACCCTGTTGATGGAGGAGGCAAACACAATGGTCCAATGCTGTACGCATGGGGACACTTTTCGACCTATCTTGGATTTTGGCCGAAGATAGAAGTGTGGAGACTCGTCACGTTTCAGTTCCTCCATGCGAACTTCATGCACGTGTTCTTCAACATGTTCGGATTGTTTATCTTCGGAGCAATTGTCGAACAGCATCTGGGGCGTCGCAAGTATGTTGCGTATTACCTTGTCTGCGGCATCTTCGGTGGTCTTGCCTACATGCTGTTGAACCTGCTTGAAGCTGTTTTTCATATCAACGTACCTGGAAACTTCGGAAACCCATCTACACCGCTTGTTGGCGCGAGTGCGGGTGTGTTTGGTGTAATCGTTGCGTGCGCGTATCTGATGCCAAACCAGCGCGTCACACTGATCTTTCCGCCGATCCCGATGAAGATGAGCTGGATGGCCTATGGGTATGTTGCGCTTGCAATGTATAACTTGATTCGTGGTGGAGCGAACGCAGGAGGAGAGGCGGCCCATCTGGGTGGAGCGATCGCAGGCTTTTTCTTCATCAGGAACTCGCATCTGCTTCGTGATTTCTTCGATGTGTTCGAGGACAGCCGAAAACCAAGGAACTCTGGCGCTCCAACGCGCCCTCCCAAGCAGAAAAAGCCTCGGGGAGGGTTCAAACAAACCGAGCCGGTCGGTAAGATCGGCGCCTCGCGGGCAACAACATCTGATGAGAAAGAACTGGATCGCCTGCTTGCGAAAGTATCTGAGTCCGGCGTTGGCTCGCTGACTGACTCGGAACGCGAGTTTCTTCAGAAGGAATCCGCCCGCAGGCAATCATCAAGCGGATAA